In the genome of Enterococcus sp. DIV2402, the window TACGTACCTTTTGGAAATTGGATGACGCGTGTCGCATCGGGTAACGTTTCGTTCGTTAAAACACCTACATAATACATCATTTTATTATCGTAGGCTTCGTTGACAGCGAAGACAAACTCATTATCGGCTAATACTTTTAATTTATCCAACGTGCCATCTGTCGTAATCTTTTCCCAAAAAGCGGCTTTCTCTTGAGCGATTCCCATATAATCAGTGTAATCACTGGTTAATTCTGTTCCAAAACCTAAAACTGTAAATGCGTCTTTTTCTACTAATGTGTAAACTGACATTGTAATCCCTGCTTTCTTTTGATTGTTTCAAATGCTGTCATTTCTCATTTGATACATTTATAATAAAGTCAAATCGTGTCAAAAAATGACACTGTTTAGGAGCGAACGATGAAAAAAACAGAAAGAATTCACACGATGATTCGTTACATTAATAATCGTGCACATTTTACCATTACAGAAATTATGCAAGAATTCAATATTTCTCGATCCACGGCTATTCGTGACATTCGAGAAATTGAAACAATGGGCGTACCGTTGATAGCAGAAGTCGGACGTGATGGAGGATATTCCGTCATGCACAACTCTTTTTTACCGCCGATTCATTTTTTAGATGCCGAAGTTAAAGCACTCTTTGTCGCATTTATGGCAACACGCAATCAGCAATTACCTTATTTAAAAAGTCGGCAATCATTGGCTGAAAAATTACTTTCCCTCTTGTCAGAAAATCAACAAGATGATTTGGTACTTTTAAATCAACTATTATTATTTGAAGGAACAAACCCTTATAATCCTGATTTATTAGACTTAGCTGATTTACCGCATCCTCTTTTAGAAAAAGTTATTCAATTGTTGTTGCTAAATCGTCATATCACATTACTTTCTAAAGAAAAACAGTTTGATGTGTATGTGCTGCATTTGTATCATGAAAAAGGCAATTGGTTTATCGAAGGGATTGAATTGTCGTCTGCTACTAAACAAATAGTTGCAGTGGGACAATTGCTAGATGTTGTACTCTATACAGGAAACCAACGCTGGCATCAAAGAAAACCGATACATGAATCGATGAATTTGATTGCGACGCTAGGGCCTAAAGCAATTGCGCAATTCAAGAAATATCATCCATTTAAATTAACCTTGGCATACACAGATCCGTATCAGATGCGAGCGATATTACGAACGTTTGTAGATGAAAAGAATCCCGAAGAATTGCTAGAAATGGTGAACTGGTTTTTGTTTTTAGGAACAGAGATAGCGATTCAAGAAGCACCTTCTGCCTTTATGAACGCTTTAAAGCAACGTTGTTTAGTGGAAATAGACTAGGAAAAGTTTATTAAGTACGTTAAGATAAAAGAAAAAGAAAGTGAGCAGAGGGAATGAAAGCAATTATTTTTGACTTTAATGGCACCTTATTCAGCGATACAGCATTACATGAAGAAGCTTGGCAACAATTTATTCAAGAAGTGTTAGGCTATCAACTTTCAGAAACAGAATTCGCTAAAATTCACGGGCGTACCAATCATTTAACCATGGAACGCCTATTAAATCGCCCATTATCGAAAGAAGAGGGCGAAACTTTTTCAAATCGTAAAGAAGCGATTTACCGAGAGATTGTCTTAGAGAAAGAGCATGATCAATTAATTGATGGTGTGACAGAATTTTTTGATTTATTACAGCAAAAAGGGTATTCGATGAATATCGCAACGGCATCACCACGTGTGAATGTGGCGTTTTATTTTGATTATTTTCAATTGAATCGATGGTTTGATTTTGAAAAAGTTGTCTATGATAACGGCACATTAAATAGCAAACCTGCACCTGATTATTACGTGCAAGCTGCAAAAAATATCAATGCCAATCCACAAGAGATGGTGGTGTTTGAAGATTCTCCGATTGGCTTACAAGGCGCTGCCAATGCGCAAGCCAAACAGATTATTGCCGTTTCAACCAATGGAAATCATCAAAAATTAGAAGAGACGGGTGTTGTTGATTTTGTGATTGATGATTTTCGTGATGAACGTTTGATTCAATTATTTTCTTAAAAGTTCATTGCGATAGAAAAAATCCGAGCGCTAGAGAGATTCTTGTAAAGTTTCAATAAGAATCTTTCTAGCGTTCGGATTGTTGTTGTTCCTCAATTTGCATGTGGGTTGTTGCTAAAATGATGAATTTGGTTCTTTTAAAAAGGCCACTTCTTCTTCTGTTGACAGACGACCTAGTACTTGATTACGATGTGGATAACGTCCAAATCGTTTAATAATCGCATAATGTTGTTTTTCATATTCAAAATTTTCTTCTAATCCCGGTTGGTCAAATAAAATCATAGCTTTATTGTGAATCATCAACGATTCTGAGTGCATAAACGGCATATATAAGAAACTGCGTTCAACATTGGATAGTTCATTGATATCCGGATGTGCTAATGCTTCTTGAGCTAAGATTAATGCCATACCATCCGTGGCGAAAGCTTGAGATGAATGACGGAAGAGATTACGAGAAAATTGGTCTAAGACAATGATTTCTGCTAAGCGTCCGTGAATAGTTTCCCGCCAACTAACCAATTCACCCGCAGCAGCTTGTTTGTGTAGGTTGGTGAAACGCTCCGCAATCAATTGATCGACATCTGTGCTATTAAACCATTGTTCAGGGGTTAGTTCGTTAAACCAAAAATGTAAGACTGCTTGAGATTTCATCATAATCATTCTCCTAATCGTTTTTGAATGTCATTGACTTCTTGTTCGGTCAATTGGTGTCCGCCATCAGTTAAAATCATTGTTGTATTTGGGAAAAATTGTTTTAATTCTTCAGTTAATTTTAAACCATCACCCGGCAGACTAATGTTGTCTTGTGCACCGACTGTTAAATAAATTTTCACTTCACTTGATTGGTTGAATGAATAGACGAGGCGACTCGGATGCAGTAGAATAACAGTATCCGCAATATCAGCATGTTGTTCAAGCAAACCAAGAATAAAATTTGCACCATTGGAGTAGCCAATTAAAATGATTTCTTGATATTTTTGAATAAAAGTAAGAAGTTCTTCTTGAAAAAATTGTGTCGTTTGCTGGTCAAACTCTTGTCGATTGAGTTGTCCGTCAATTAACGGAGCAAAAAAGCGACGTTGGCTGCCTTCTGATACCGAACCAAGAAAACTTAAGAGGCTCGCTTGTGGAAATAATTCTGCTACTGTCGTTAATAGTTGATACTCATTACCACCGGTTCCATGAAAGGCCAGAACTAGTTGTTGTTGAGTAGCTCCTTCTTGAAAAAAATAATCCATGACTAACCTCCTAAAAAGAAAGGAATTATATTATGTCTGCACGTATTCATCACATTTCTATTGTGAATCGCTTTATTCGACCGACATTTGACTTTTATCATAATATACTCGGTTTAAAATTACTAATGAAAACAATTAATCAAGACGATCATACCATGTATCACCTGTTTTTTTCAGATAATCACCACCGTGTGGGAACTGAACTGACTTTTTTTGAAGTACAAGAAGGGAACAACCAGTTTTTTGGAACCAATACGATTGAACGAACAATACTAAAAGTTCCTTCTGAAGCATCATTGCATTTTTGGGAAATATATTTTGAAACACAAGGCGTCTGCCATTATGGAATCGAATCATTTTCTGGACGACCTATCTTACGTTTTGAAGGGCCAGATGCAACACAATTGGCTTTAGTTCCCTTACGCGAATTTGAAGATATTGATGATTATTTCCCGTATGTCACAGATCAGATTCCTACCGAGCATGCTATTTTAGGAATTGATGCCATTCAACTACGCGTACAATATTCCGATGCGACTGAACGAGAATTATTGTCGCTAGGCTGGCAGCACAAAGAATACGTCAATTTCTTTTCGGGTCATCAAAGAGTGACAATCTTAGAAAATCAAGACACTCAGTTCTATCAAGAAGTTCAGATTATTCAAGATCGTGAGAATCCAATTGCCGTTGAAGGGATTGGTGGTGTCCATCATGTTGCGTTTGGCGTAGAAAATAAATCTGATTTACAACGCATCGACAAACAATTACAAGAGCGCAATTTTATAAATTCAGGAATAAAAGATCGTGAATTTTTTGAATCACTTTATTATCGTGACCCAAATCAATTATTGATTGAAATTGCTACAGGGGAAGGAAACCTAGACGCAAAAGCGT includes:
- a CDS encoding GyrI-like domain-containing protein, with product MSVYTLVEKDAFTVLGFGTELTSDYTDYMGIAQEKAAFWEKITTDGTLDKLKVLADNEFVFAVNEAYDNKMMYYVGVLTNETLPDATRVIQFPKGTYVIVKAEAATSEELKDTLTGLAFGQALVEEQNYEYIGGPNAAVEMGTHDNHVFGEMWIPVVEK
- a CDS encoding helix-turn-helix transcriptional regulator, encoding MKKTERIHTMIRYINNRAHFTITEIMQEFNISRSTAIRDIREIETMGVPLIAEVGRDGGYSVMHNSFLPPIHFLDAEVKALFVAFMATRNQQLPYLKSRQSLAEKLLSLLSENQQDDLVLLNQLLLFEGTNPYNPDLLDLADLPHPLLEKVIQLLLLNRHITLLSKEKQFDVYVLHLYHEKGNWFIEGIELSSATKQIVAVGQLLDVVLYTGNQRWHQRKPIHESMNLIATLGPKAIAQFKKYHPFKLTLAYTDPYQMRAILRTFVDEKNPEELLEMVNWFLFLGTEIAIQEAPSAFMNALKQRCLVEID
- a CDS encoding HAD family hydrolase; protein product: MKAIIFDFNGTLFSDTALHEEAWQQFIQEVLGYQLSETEFAKIHGRTNHLTMERLLNRPLSKEEGETFSNRKEAIYREIVLEKEHDQLIDGVTEFFDLLQQKGYSMNIATASPRVNVAFYFDYFQLNRWFDFEKVVYDNGTLNSKPAPDYYVQAAKNINANPQEMVVFEDSPIGLQGAANAQAKQIIAVSTNGNHQKLEETGVVDFVIDDFRDERLIQLFS
- a CDS encoding DUF924 family protein; this encodes MMKSQAVLHFWFNELTPEQWFNSTDVDQLIAERFTNLHKQAAAGELVSWRETIHGRLAEIIVLDQFSRNLFRHSSQAFATDGMALILAQEALAHPDINELSNVERSFLYMPFMHSESLMIHNKAMILFDQPGLEENFEYEKQHYAIIKRFGRYPHRNQVLGRLSTEEEVAFLKEPNSSF
- a CDS encoding alpha/beta hydrolase — translated: MDYFFQEGATQQQLVLAFHGTGGNEYQLLTTVAELFPQASLLSFLGSVSEGSQRRFFAPLIDGQLNRQEFDQQTTQFFQEELLTFIQKYQEIILIGYSNGANFILGLLEQHADIADTVILLHPSRLVYSFNQSSEVKIYLTVGAQDNISLPGDGLKLTEELKQFFPNTTMILTDGGHQLTEQEVNDIQKRLGE
- a CDS encoding VOC family protein: MSARIHHISIVNRFIRPTFDFYHNILGLKLLMKTINQDDHTMYHLFFSDNHHRVGTELTFFEVQEGNNQFFGTNTIERTILKVPSEASLHFWEIYFETQGVCHYGIESFSGRPILRFEGPDATQLALVPLREFEDIDDYFPYVTDQIPTEHAILGIDAIQLRVQYSDATERELLSLGWQHKEYVNFFSGHQRVTILENQDTQFYQEVQIIQDRENPIAVEGIGGVHHVAFGVENKSDLQRIDKQLQERNFINSGIKDREFFESLYYRDPNQLLIEIATGEGNLDAKAYENQSPRFEEIPLFLPQYLNFIREQVEQQLANQIHDEE